A DNA window from candidate division KSB1 bacterium contains the following coding sequences:
- a CDS encoding BamA/TamA family outer membrane protein, whose translation MMNRQCAGCRCDFHLPARSFRFWLPWVALLLGQPPALAQEPELAPDSLAPPALITSVVITGNRQTKAQIILREIKSQVGTVFDPEVVEADRMRLLNLRLFSRVDIAGVAVADGVQLVITVQEAWYIYPYPIFFMNDRDWGKLSYGAGLLHYNFRGRRETLAISGWAGYNPALQLDYGNPWMFNHANLFGRWSFSAQTERNRYLTTSRQEVNEKRLGGMFTLGKRFGLFNFFSLSFGYSSLRFEPQHVRDPRSNAMLDLGGADNRASVIASYLRDARDFHEYPRRGSYVSLWVKRTGFTATAQRYWRYGGELRRYRKIYRGVALAGRGMADFASRRVPLDDLVNFGFRHRIRGHFYRRLHGENLALASVELRVPLIPLRYHRLEESPLFQDSLIGRYMRTLKFGVSAGLFADYGVIWNHADGFTPDRGRAGFGAGLHLHMPFLNVLRLEAAVNEDGRLEGLVDVGVAF comes from the coding sequence ATGATGAATCGACAGTGCGCCGGCTGCCGTTGTGACTTCCACCTGCCGGCCCGGTCCTTTCGCTTCTGGCTGCCATGGGTGGCCCTCTTGCTGGGGCAGCCGCCGGCCCTGGCGCAGGAACCTGAGCTGGCACCTGATTCTCTCGCTCCACCCGCTCTCATCACGTCAGTCGTCATCACCGGCAACCGCCAGACCAAGGCACAAATCATCCTGAGGGAAATCAAATCGCAAGTCGGCACGGTCTTCGATCCTGAAGTGGTGGAAGCCGATCGCATGCGCCTGCTCAATCTGCGCCTGTTCAGCCGCGTCGATATCGCGGGCGTTGCCGTGGCGGACGGTGTGCAGCTCGTGATCACGGTGCAGGAAGCCTGGTACATCTACCCGTACCCCATTTTTTTCATGAATGATCGCGACTGGGGCAAACTTTCCTATGGCGCCGGCCTGTTGCATTACAATTTCCGCGGCCGGCGCGAGACCCTGGCGATTTCGGGCTGGGCGGGTTACAATCCCGCTTTACAACTCGATTACGGCAACCCCTGGATGTTCAACCATGCCAACCTGTTCGGCCGCTGGAGTTTCTCCGCCCAAACGGAACGCAATCGCTACCTCACCACCTCCCGGCAGGAGGTCAACGAAAAGCGCTTGGGCGGCATGTTCACACTGGGTAAACGTTTCGGGCTGTTCAACTTTTTCAGCCTGAGCTTTGGCTATTCTAGTCTGCGCTTTGAACCGCAACACGTGCGCGATCCCCGCAGCAATGCCATGCTTGATCTCGGCGGTGCGGACAACCGCGCCAGTGTGATCGCCTCCTATCTCCGCGATGCCCGCGATTTCCATGAATACCCGCGCCGCGGCAGCTATGTGAGCCTCTGGGTCAAGCGCACGGGCTTCACCGCGACGGCGCAGCGCTACTGGCGCTACGGCGGGGAGCTGCGGCGCTATCGCAAAATCTACCGGGGCGTCGCCCTCGCCGGTCGGGGCATGGCGGACTTTGCCTCCCGGCGTGTGCCGCTCGATGATCTCGTCAATTTTGGTTTTCGACATCGCATCCGCGGCCATTTCTACCGCCGCCTCCACGGCGAAAATCTCGCCCTCGCCAGCGTGGAACTGCGCGTGCCCCTCATCCCCCTGCGCTATCACCGCCTGGAGGAATCTCCCCTGTTCCAGGATTCGCTCATCGGCCGTTACATGCGAACCCTGAAATTTGGTGTGAGCGCCGGTCTGTTTGCCGACTATGGCGTGATTTGGAATCACGCGGACGGCTTCACGCCCGACCGCGGTCGCGCCGGCTTCGGCGCGGGCCTGCATCTGCACATGCCCTTCCTCAACGTGTTGCGCCTGGAAGCCGCGGTCAACGAAGACGGCAGGCTGGAGGGCCTGGTGGATGTGGGGGTGGCGTTTTGA
- a CDS encoding BamA/TamA family outer membrane protein, which produces MPRKLCGFFLLFVGFPLLPAAAQFKVERAREDFFLGQQARQIVFYTNTHFNRVEGLYLNLGAKYRPRALGGLTLFGDLGYGFKNEKGKRWRGNAGFSQRLSLPDQLTFGADYFNRIDSNDDWLVGDWENSLAGILLHEDFMDYFSRKGVRSFVDYRLQQTHTLRLEFSGHAYDVVRRNSNWSLFGGNKVYPPNSRTPYPVVPGSERTLSLATVFDWRDNPIFPIYGWYADFQLERTFGDFSTTGWFLTVKRFQPTFSDQKFQIKLLAGSRTGSHAFQHLLPLGGLGNLRGYREKEFIGDRALYLTANYIIGQNWLHHVPLDFIPIWEGVSLGVFAETGLAWFAAPGNPDAGLFDFGRIKLKDFRNDAGLSIFVAENVLRIDIAKRLDRGSDDWRLLVRILDKF; this is translated from the coding sequence ATGCCCCGGAAGTTGTGTGGATTCTTTTTGCTTTTCGTTGGTTTTCCCCTGTTGCCGGCAGCCGCCCAGTTCAAAGTCGAACGTGCGCGTGAAGATTTCTTCCTCGGCCAGCAGGCCCGCCAGATCGTTTTCTACACCAACACCCATTTCAATCGCGTCGAGGGGCTGTATCTCAACCTGGGGGCCAAGTACCGCCCCCGCGCCCTCGGCGGGTTGACCCTGTTCGGCGATCTGGGATACGGTTTCAAGAACGAAAAGGGCAAACGCTGGCGCGGCAATGCCGGCTTCTCGCAACGGCTGTCCCTGCCCGACCAGCTCACCTTCGGCGCCGACTATTTTAATCGCATCGACAGCAATGACGACTGGCTGGTGGGCGACTGGGAAAACTCCCTGGCGGGCATCCTCCTGCACGAAGACTTCATGGATTATTTCAGCCGCAAAGGCGTGCGCAGCTTCGTCGATTACCGCCTGCAGCAGACGCACACCCTGCGCCTGGAATTCTCCGGCCACGCGTATGATGTCGTGCGGCGCAACAGCAATTGGAGCCTGTTTGGCGGCAACAAAGTTTATCCGCCCAACAGCCGCACGCCTTATCCGGTGGTGCCCGGCAGCGAACGAACCCTGTCGCTCGCCACCGTCTTCGACTGGCGCGACAACCCCATCTTTCCCATTTATGGCTGGTATGCCGATTTTCAGCTCGAACGGACCTTTGGCGATTTTTCCACCACCGGCTGGTTTCTCACGGTGAAGCGGTTTCAACCGACCTTCAGCGATCAAAAATTCCAGATCAAGCTGCTCGCCGGCAGCCGCACCGGCAGCCATGCCTTTCAACACCTGCTGCCGCTCGGCGGTCTGGGCAATCTGCGCGGCTATCGCGAAAAGGAGTTCATCGGCGATCGCGCGCTTTACCTCACCGCCAATTACATCATCGGCCAGAACTGGCTGCATCACGTGCCGCTCGATTTCATTCCCATTTGGGAGGGCGTCTCGCTGGGCGTGTTCGCGGAAACCGGCCTGGCCTGGTTCGCGGCGCCGGGCAATCCCGACGCCGGCTTGTTCGATTTCGGCAGGATCAAACTCAAAGATTTTCGCAATGACGCCGGCCTCTCGATCTTTGTCGCGGAGAACGTGCTGCGCATCGATATCGCCAAACGCCTGGATCGCGGCTCCGATGACTGGCGTCTGCTCGTTCGCATTCTCGACAAGTTTTGA
- a CDS encoding ATP-binding protein, which translates to MTDFEKLGVFYLGRAYDLAARQAKQHLILYDSKDLVTHAVCVGMTGSGKTGLCIGLLEEAAIDGIPALIVDPKGDLGNLLLTFPELRPEDFRPWINEDDARKKGLTPETFAAQQAELWKKGLASWGQDASRIRRLREAVDFAIYTPGSSAGLPVSILQSFAAPGAAVRQDSDALRERIATTATSLLGLLGIAADPIKSREHILIATLLQHYWQQGVNLELATLIHAIQTPPVGKIGVFDLEAFYPAKERLELAMALNNLLASPGFQAWLEGEALDIQSLLYSPAGKPRHAIFSIAHLSDAERMFFVSLLLNQTLGWMRAQAGTTSLRAIFYMDEIFGYLPPVANPPSKAPLLTLLKQARAFGLGVVLATQNPVDLDYKGLSNIGTWFLGRLQTERDKARVLEGLEGAASGGTFDRNLMEQTLAGLGNRIFLMHNVHDDKPEVFETRWVMSYLAGPLTRSQIKTLMEARRRPPAAVPAAPVATAAPVTSAGRPILPGTIPQVFLPVRREAPANSRLLYQPFLFGLAQVQFSDAKKGVDVMQTLSRLVPITDEVLAVKWQQAVEAGVTEAELRREAEAGAGFAGLPAAAAQAANYSKWQKEFVAELQRSCVLELFKSARSKEISQPGESERDFRVRLSQLSRQDRDAEMEKLRRKYAPRLAALEEKIRRAEERVAREQAQARSQQINTVLDVGATILGAFMGRKTLSRTTVQRAGAAMRSVSRASREAQDVKSAQETLDLLQQQVADLNAEFDAEVAALGAGAAHTETLETLAIRPKKTGISVRLLALAWAPQWAGEDGTMTPAW; encoded by the coding sequence ATGACTGATTTTGAAAAACTCGGCGTGTTTTACCTGGGGCGCGCCTATGATCTGGCCGCCAGACAGGCGAAACAGCATCTCATTCTCTACGACTCCAAGGATCTCGTCACGCACGCGGTGTGTGTGGGCATGACCGGCAGCGGCAAGACCGGCCTGTGCATCGGCCTGCTGGAGGAGGCCGCGATCGATGGCATTCCCGCGTTGATCGTCGATCCCAAGGGTGATCTCGGCAATCTGCTGCTCACCTTTCCGGAATTGCGGCCGGAGGATTTTCGGCCGTGGATCAATGAAGACGATGCGCGCAAGAAAGGCCTGACCCCGGAGACTTTTGCCGCGCAGCAGGCCGAGCTGTGGAAAAAAGGGCTGGCCTCCTGGGGCCAGGATGCCAGCCGCATCCGGCGGCTGCGCGAAGCGGTGGACTTTGCGATTTATACGCCCGGCAGCTCGGCGGGTCTGCCGGTTTCCATCCTGCAGTCTTTCGCTGCGCCCGGCGCGGCGGTGCGCCAGGACAGCGACGCCCTGCGCGAACGCATTGCGACCACCGCCACCAGCCTGTTGGGCCTGCTCGGCATCGCCGCCGATCCCATCAAAAGCCGCGAACACATTTTGATTGCCACCCTACTCCAGCACTACTGGCAGCAGGGCGTGAATCTCGAGCTCGCCACCCTGATTCATGCGATTCAAACACCGCCGGTGGGCAAAATCGGCGTGTTCGATCTCGAGGCGTTTTATCCGGCGAAAGAACGGCTGGAGCTGGCGATGGCGCTCAACAATCTGCTGGCTTCCCCGGGTTTTCAGGCATGGCTGGAGGGCGAGGCGCTCGACATTCAGAGTCTGCTTTATTCCCCGGCCGGCAAGCCGCGGCACGCGATTTTTTCGATCGCGCATCTTTCCGATGCCGAGCGCATGTTTTTCGTATCCCTGCTGTTGAATCAGACGCTCGGCTGGATGCGGGCGCAGGCGGGCACCACCAGTCTGCGCGCGATCTTCTACATGGATGAAATCTTCGGCTATCTGCCGCCGGTGGCGAATCCCCCTTCGAAAGCGCCGCTGCTCACCCTGCTCAAACAGGCGCGCGCGTTCGGCCTGGGTGTGGTACTCGCCACGCAAAATCCCGTCGATCTCGATTATAAAGGCCTGTCCAATATCGGCACGTGGTTTTTGGGGAGATTGCAAACCGAGCGCGACAAGGCGCGCGTGCTCGAGGGGCTGGAAGGCGCCGCCAGCGGCGGCACCTTCGACCGCAATCTCATGGAACAAACGCTGGCCGGCCTGGGCAACCGGATTTTTCTGATGCACAATGTGCACGACGACAAGCCGGAAGTCTTCGAGACGCGCTGGGTGATGTCGTATCTCGCCGGCCCGTTGACGCGCAGCCAGATCAAGACGCTGATGGAGGCCCGCCGGCGGCCGCCCGCGGCTGTACCGGCTGCGCCGGTCGCGACCGCCGCACCGGTGACCAGTGCCGGCCGGCCGATTTTGCCGGGCACGATTCCGCAAGTGTTTCTGCCGGTGCGCCGGGAAGCACCGGCAAACAGCCGGTTGTTGTATCAACCGTTTTTGTTCGGTTTGGCGCAGGTGCAGTTCAGCGACGCGAAAAAAGGCGTGGACGTGATGCAAACGCTCAGCCGTCTGGTGCCGATTACCGACGAGGTGCTGGCAGTGAAATGGCAGCAGGCTGTTGAGGCGGGCGTCACGGAAGCAGAGCTGCGCAGGGAAGCCGAGGCGGGAGCAGGTTTTGCCGGGTTGCCGGCGGCTGCGGCCCAGGCGGCGAATTACAGCAAATGGCAAAAGGAATTCGTGGCGGAGTTGCAACGCAGTTGCGTCCTGGAGCTGTTCAAAAGTGCGCGCTCCAAGGAAATTTCCCAACCGGGTGAAAGCGAGCGTGATTTCCGCGTGCGCTTGAGCCAGCTCAGCCGCCAGGATCGCGATGCGGAGATGGAAAAGCTGCGACGCAAATATGCCCCCCGGCTGGCGGCACTCGAGGAGAAAATCCGGCGCGCGGAGGAACGTGTGGCGCGCGAGCAGGCGCAGGCGCGCAGCCAGCAGATCAACACCGTGCTGGACGTGGGCGCGACCATCCTGGGCGCATTCATGGGCCGCAAGACCCTCAGCCGCACCACCGTGCAACGCGCCGGCGCCGCCATGCGCAGCGTCAGCCGTGCCAGCCGGGAAGCGCAGGACGTGAAAAGCGCGCAGGAAACGCTCGATCTGTTGCAGCAGCAGGTGGCTGATTTGAACGCCGAGTTCGACGCCGAAGTGGCGGCGCTGGGGGCGGGCGCGGCACATACGGAAACGCTGGAAACCCTCGCCATCCGTCCGAAGAAAACCGGCATCAGCGTGCGCTTGCTGGCGTTGGCATGGGCGCCGCAGTGGGCGGGCGAAGATGGAACAATGACGCCGGCATGGTAG
- a CDS encoding OmpA family protein, protein MPKKITLMVRAASLKLLLPAFFLLNSLHPFDSPLVAMQSLSLSANGLDPAKIKLRIDKDGDGLSDHEEKALGTNPRSPDSDKDGLIDCDEINRHFTDPTQADSDRDGLSDFDEIEKYLTDPKQRDSDQDGLEDAFELQETLTDPLRPDSDHDGLPDGEEVLQYRTDPRRRDSDGDGLSDGEEVRSLLSNALATDSDGDGVSDEQDQCPTELESVNNYQDHDGCPDEQPAFWVEIGQSFLLSRVTFAEGQTQPMPHSLEQLDSVCRTLQAFPELAFEIRGYADNSGEAGQNLQISLARAQAVYDYLVACGISRERIRCAGFGEANAIAPNTSAEGRAKNRRIELYRLH, encoded by the coding sequence ATGCCAAAGAAAATCACTCTGATGGTCCGTGCCGCCAGCCTGAAACTGCTCCTGCCAGCTTTTTTTCTTCTCAACTCGCTCCATCCTTTTGATTCCCCACTTGTCGCCATGCAAAGTCTGAGTCTCAGCGCCAACGGCCTCGATCCGGCGAAAATCAAGCTGCGCATCGACAAGGATGGTGACGGCCTGTCTGATCACGAGGAAAAGGCTCTGGGCACAAACCCCCGTTCACCAGACAGCGACAAGGACGGACTGATTGACTGTGATGAGATCAACCGGCATTTCACTGATCCCACGCAGGCAGACTCGGACCGCGACGGCCTGTCGGATTTTGATGAGATCGAAAAATATCTCACCGATCCCAAGCAGCGCGACAGCGACCAGGACGGCCTGGAGGATGCCTTCGAGTTGCAGGAGACACTTACGGATCCACTCCGGCCGGACAGTGATCATGACGGTTTGCCCGACGGCGAAGAGGTTTTGCAGTACCGCACCGATCCCCGGCGGCGGGACAGCGATGGCGATGGCCTTAGCGACGGGGAGGAGGTCCGCAGCCTGCTCTCCAACGCCCTTGCCACAGACAGCGACGGTGATGGCGTGTCCGATGAGCAGGATCAATGCCCCACTGAGCTCGAAAGCGTCAACAATTATCAGGATCATGACGGTTGCCCGGACGAACAGCCGGCCTTTTGGGTGGAAATCGGACAGTCCTTCCTGCTGAGCCGCGTCACCTTCGCGGAGGGGCAGACGCAGCCCATGCCGCACTCCCTCGAGCAACTCGACAGTGTGTGCCGCACCCTGCAGGCGTTTCCAGAGCTCGCTTTTGAGATCCGCGGCTATGCCGACAACAGCGGGGAAGCCGGACAAAACCTGCAAATCTCCCTGGCGCGGGCACAGGCCGTGTATGATTATCTCGTGGCCTGCGGGATCAGCCGCGAGCGTATTCGCTGCGCCGGTTTTGGCGAAGCCAATGCCATCGCCCCCAACACCAGCGCCGAGGGTCGTGCCAAAAACCGCCGTATTGAGCTGTATCGTTTGCATTGA
- a CDS encoding sulfotransferase domain-containing protein: protein MMASFGLRPVAFLKEEAKRFLLTRAGLKRVHIVGCARSGTTMLHYAMIAFANTILFDRETAPWSAPGLKLSFILWREAAGGHNPGFFITKRYANWWRPAQVSRLADYARRYQVFIINLIRDPRDVLTSRHALDPQKYYVTPELWENSIAAGRQLEHELRNSPCFLTIKYEDVILQSQRVEQLLHHKLGLCLRRHLKSWSRLKENLQASNVSARMLPYMHRLRDFDPSSIQKWRHDPHKAAYINQLLTASPHAEKLQAFLTENEYVDAGERPPLAKRQPRLETV, encoded by the coding sequence ATGATGGCATCCTTTGGTCTGCGACCGGTGGCTTTTCTCAAAGAGGAAGCCAAGCGTTTTTTGCTCACGCGTGCCGGCCTTAAACGCGTTCACATCGTTGGTTGTGCACGCTCCGGCACAACCATGTTGCACTACGCCATGATCGCCTTCGCCAATACCATTTTGTTTGACCGGGAAACAGCGCCGTGGAGTGCGCCGGGCCTCAAACTTTCTTTCATATTATGGCGGGAGGCGGCCGGCGGCCACAATCCCGGCTTTTTCATTACCAAGCGCTACGCCAACTGGTGGCGGCCGGCGCAAGTCAGTCGCCTGGCGGATTATGCCAGACGCTACCAGGTTTTCATCATTAACCTGATTCGCGACCCCCGCGATGTGCTCACCAGCCGCCACGCCCTGGATCCGCAAAAATACTACGTCACCCCCGAGTTGTGGGAAAACAGCATCGCCGCCGGCCGGCAACTCGAACATGAGCTGCGGAACTCTCCCTGTTTTCTCACGATCAAATATGAAGACGTGATTTTGCAATCGCAGCGCGTCGAGCAGTTGCTGCATCACAAGTTGGGACTCTGTCTGCGGCGGCATCTCAAATCATGGAGTCGCCTCAAAGAAAACCTGCAAGCCAGCAATGTTTCCGCCCGCATGCTGCCCTATATGCACCGGCTGCGCGATTTTGACCCAAGCTCGATCCAGAAATGGCGGCACGATCCCCACAAGGCCGCCTATATCAACCAACTGCTGACCGCGAGTCCCCACGCGGAAAAATTGCAAGCCTTCCTCACCGAAAACGAGTATGTCGACGCCGGGGAGCGCCCGCCTCTCGCGAAACGGCAGCCGCGGTTGGAGACCGTCTGA
- a CDS encoding cytochrome c, giving the protein MTMDTFGNAILGMVFLALSFAGTFLMYKLWGYPFDEKTLKSSAPRPMMLLHRTIGYLYLVIYLYLMSQMLPRLWQYQVELPARTVAHLMLGMAIGVILLAKIVIVRFFKYLEGQMAPILGTGLLVCTTLLIGLSVPVALREHYLSRRAAGGPAFTPENLARVASLLPQAGFPEDVPLGSLAIPSALQQGRAVLLKKCVQCHDLRTVLVRPKTPGQWRETVARMAERAVLAEPLNEFEQRFVTAYLIAITPELQKSVMAIRQQEIKREETRAAIAAVTATLPGELAGAPAAAAFDHPAARSLFERTCSQCHSLSNVEKNPPANATEATALLDRMIDNGLEVTDEEFEQLVLYLTQTYGKN; this is encoded by the coding sequence ATGACGATGGATACCTTCGGCAACGCGATTCTCGGGATGGTTTTCCTGGCGCTGTCGTTCGCCGGCACGTTTTTGATGTACAAATTGTGGGGCTATCCCTTCGATGAAAAGACCCTGAAAAGCTCGGCGCCGCGACCGATGATGCTGTTGCACCGCACCATCGGGTATCTCTATCTCGTCATTTATCTCTATTTGATGTCGCAGATGCTGCCGCGTCTCTGGCAATATCAGGTCGAGCTGCCGGCGCGCACTGTGGCGCATCTGATGCTGGGCATGGCCATCGGCGTGATTCTGCTGGCCAAGATCGTGATCGTGCGGTTCTTCAAATATCTGGAAGGGCAGATGGCACCGATTCTCGGCACCGGACTGCTGGTGTGCACTACGCTGCTCATCGGGCTGTCGGTGCCTGTCGCGCTGCGTGAGCACTACTTGAGCCGGCGTGCCGCTGGCGGCCCGGCCTTTACCCCGGAAAATCTCGCGCGGGTCGCGTCTTTGTTGCCACAGGCCGGTTTTCCTGAAGACGTGCCGCTCGGCTCGCTTGCCATCCCGTCCGCCTTGCAACAGGGCCGCGCGGTTCTCCTGAAGAAATGCGTGCAATGCCATGACCTGCGCACTGTGCTGGTGCGGCCGAAAACGCCCGGCCAATGGCGGGAAACCGTCGCGCGCATGGCGGAACGCGCCGTGCTGGCCGAGCCGCTCAACGAATTCGAACAGCGTTTCGTCACCGCCTACCTAATCGCCATCACACCGGAACTGCAGAAATCCGTCATGGCCATCCGCCAGCAGGAGATTAAGCGGGAGGAGACCCGGGCGGCAATCGCGGCCGTTACCGCCACACTTCCCGGGGAGCTTGCCGGCGCACCCGCCGCTGCGGCTTTCGATCACCCCGCGGCCCGCAGCCTGTTCGAGCGAACGTGTTCGCAGTGCCACAGCCTGAGCAACGTCGAAAAAAATCCGCCAGCCAACGCGACGGAAGCCACCGCGCTGCTCGATCGCATGATCGACAATGGCCTGGAGGTCACCGATGAAGAATTTGAACAGCTCGTGCTCTACCTCACGCAGACCTATGGCAAAAATTGA
- the mscL gene encoding large-conductance mechanosensitive channel protein MscL, with the protein MLQEFKEFAMRGNVVDMAVGIIIGAAFGSIVSSLVNDVIMPPVGLLTGGIDFSNLAVTLQREPVVAIKYGVFINAVINFLIIAFAMFMIVRAMNRLKKKAEAASAAPTTRECPECLMPIPLKARRCGHCTAVVA; encoded by the coding sequence ATGTTGCAAGAGTTCAAAGAGTTCGCGATGCGCGGCAATGTCGTGGACATGGCGGTGGGCATCATCATCGGTGCGGCCTTCGGCAGCATTGTCAGCTCGCTGGTGAATGACGTGATCATGCCGCCCGTGGGCCTGCTCACCGGCGGCATTGATTTCAGCAATCTGGCGGTCACCCTGCAGCGCGAGCCGGTGGTGGCGATCAAGTACGGCGTCTTCATCAACGCCGTGATCAATTTTCTCATCATCGCTTTTGCCATGTTCATGATCGTACGTGCCATGAACCGGCTGAAGAAGAAGGCGGAAGCCGCGTCCGCCGCGCCCACCACCCGGGAATGCCCGGAATGCCTGATGCCGATTCCACTCAAAGCCCGGCGCTGCGGCCATTGCACCGCTGTGGTGGCGTAA
- a CDS encoding SDR family oxidoreductase, whose product MPRTLVTGGAGFLGSHLCEYLLNAGHEVIAMDNLLTGTTENIEHLRSDRFKFIKHDVTEYIYLAGGLDYILHFASPASPMDYLQLPIQTMKVGALGTHKALGLAKDTGATFLLASTSEVYGDPLEHPQKEDYWGHVNPVGPRGVYDEAKRFAEALTMAYHRTHGVDTKIVRIFNTYGPRMRPNDGRAIPAFIPQALRNEPLTVFGDGSQTRSFCYVDDLIEGIYRLLLSDYHEPVNIGNPHEMTIRELAETIVRVTGSSSTIIERPLPVDDPKVRQPDISLARRILGWEPKTSLTEGLEKTVAWFRQLPGMKPVPAGQNGKSEHAQAKRRQERTPLVLETETSGE is encoded by the coding sequence ATGCCGAGAACACTTGTCACGGGCGGGGCGGGCTTTCTAGGGTCGCATCTGTGCGAGTATCTGCTGAATGCCGGACATGAAGTCATCGCCATGGACAATCTCCTCACCGGCACCACGGAGAACATCGAACATTTGCGCAGCGATCGCTTCAAATTCATCAAGCATGACGTCACCGAGTACATTTACCTCGCCGGCGGCCTGGACTATATCCTTCATTTTGCCTCACCTGCCAGCCCGATGGACTATTTGCAGTTGCCGATTCAAACCATGAAAGTCGGCGCGCTGGGCACGCACAAGGCCCTCGGGCTGGCGAAAGACACCGGTGCCACCTTCCTGCTCGCTTCCACCTCGGAAGTGTATGGCGACCCCCTCGAACATCCCCAGAAGGAGGACTACTGGGGTCACGTCAACCCCGTCGGGCCGCGCGGTGTTTATGATGAAGCCAAGCGCTTTGCCGAGGCACTGACCATGGCCTATCATCGCACGCATGGCGTCGACACCAAAATCGTGCGCATCTTCAACACCTATGGCCCGCGCATGCGCCCCAATGACGGCCGTGCCATCCCCGCCTTCATTCCCCAGGCCCTGCGCAACGAACCGCTCACCGTCTTTGGTGACGGCTCGCAGACGCGCAGCTTTTGCTATGTCGATGATCTCATCGAAGGCATCTATCGCCTGCTGCTCTCGGACTATCATGAGCCGGTGAATATCGGCAACCCCCATGAGATGACGATTCGCGAGCTGGCCGAGACCATCGTGCGGGTGACCGGCAGTTCCAGTACCATCATCGAGCGGCCATTGCCGGTGGATGATCCCAAAGTGCGGCAACCCGACATCTCGCTGGCCCGCCGCATTTTGGGCTGGGAGCCAAAGACCAGCCTGACAGAGGGCCTGGAAAAGACCGTGGCCTGGTTCCGGCAACTCCCCGGCATGAAGCCTGTGCCAGCCGGCCAGAACGGCAAAAGTGAGCACGCCCAGGCGAAACGACGCCAGGAGCGCACCCCCCTGGTGTTGGAAACCGAGACTTCCGGCGAATGA
- a CDS encoding DUF3078 domain-containing protein codes for MRKRVAQVFVLVMMLAGAAARAQEAPKPEPSGWKKGLIGVLTLTQNSYSNWTQGGENAVAWKGVIETLWENNQATINWKNTAKLAYGQVKQGDQEVRKSDDELRVESVLTYKVGKYLNPYISFNGLTQIANGYDYSKQPRLLVSDSFDPTFLRQSMGMGYKASGNFVTRLGLSLKETIVGTQAFRPLYGNTLDENVRVETGIESVTDFSHKLEENVLFTSKLEMFSAFEHFDKVDVNWDNTLTAKLGKLFTANLNVRLLYDEDLSKKRQLKQVLGFGVSYTFF; via the coding sequence ATGCGAAAACGTGTGGCACAAGTTTTTGTTTTGGTCATGATGCTGGCGGGCGCGGCCGCCCGGGCCCAAGAAGCGCCGAAGCCGGAGCCCAGCGGCTGGAAGAAGGGTCTCATTGGCGTATTGACCCTGACCCAAAATTCGTACAGCAACTGGACGCAGGGCGGTGAAAATGCCGTGGCCTGGAAGGGTGTCATTGAAACTCTGTGGGAAAACAATCAGGCGACGATCAACTGGAAGAACACCGCCAAACTGGCCTATGGCCAGGTCAAGCAGGGCGATCAGGAGGTGCGCAAGAGTGACGATGAGCTGCGGGTGGAATCGGTGCTGACCTACAAAGTCGGCAAGTACCTCAACCCTTACATCTCTTTCAACGGGTTGACGCAAATTGCCAATGGTTATGACTACAGCAAGCAACCGCGGCTGTTGGTGTCCGACTCTTTCGATCCCACTTTTCTGCGCCAGAGCATGGGCATGGGTTACAAGGCCTCCGGGAATTTCGTCACCCGGCTGGGCCTGTCGCTGAAGGAGACCATTGTCGGTACGCAAGCCTTCCGGCCGCTTTATGGCAACACGCTCGATGAGAACGTGCGGGTCGAAACCGGCATCGAGTCGGTGACCGACTTCTCGCACAAACTCGAGGAGAATGTTCTGTTCACCAGCAAACTGGAAATGTTCAGCGCCTTCGAGCATTTCGACAAGGTGGATGTCAACTGGGACAACACGCTCACGGCCAAACTCGGCAAACTCTTCACGGCCAATCTTAATGTGCGTCTGCTGTATGATGAAGACCTCTCGAAGAAGCGACAGCTCAAACAAGTGCTGGGCTTTGGTGTGTCCTATACCTTTTTCTGA